TATCAAAGTTAGCGGACAGTTTTAATGTAATCACAGACGACATGGCCCCTGTAAGCATTGCAAGAAAAACCGTGTACGCGCCGCAGAATTTTGCCGCAACCACGGCAGCATCGCTTACGGGAAAGGTAAACAGCAGTTCCATTGTGCCTTCACGCTTTTCTTCCGCGAACGTCCTCATGGTAATAAGAGGCAGTACAAGAAGGAGAATAAAAGAGATGTTAAAAAACCACGGCCTGAAAATTCCGTCCAGCGTGGTTAAGTCCATCATATTCTGCTGATAACTGTTCATGCTTCTTAATGATACTTCGGAATAATAGTTGGCAATGGAGGCGAAAAAATACCCGGAAATGGCCATAAAGACAACTATTAAAACATAAGCTATGGGCTGGCTGAAAAATATTTTAAGTTCTTTTTTATAAAGCCCTATAAATTTACTGAACATTTTCATCCTCCCTTGTGACAAGCTTCAAAAACACATCTTCCAGGGTAAGCTGCTGGCGCTTTAATTCTAAAAGCGCCCATTTATTACGCGCTATGCGATGCACAATTTCACGCCTTAAATCCGCGCCTTCTTCCGTATCAATTGTATATGTATAAATTCCCGGTTCAACTTCGTCTTTTTCTTCGGCGGATGATACGCCTTTTATGGAAAGCATTTCTTTAATAAATTCACCTTTAGGAGCTTCAACTTCAAGGTGTATTCTTGCCCCTTTGTTAAAAGTCTTTTCAAGGTCAGCGACATTATCCTGCGCTATTATCCTGCCTTCATTGATGACAATAACCTTATCACAGGTTACGCTTACTTCCGGCAGAATATGCGTGGACAGTATTATTGTGCGGTCGCCGCTCATTTTTTTTATCAGCGTCCTTATTTCTTTTATCTGTTTTGGGTCAAGCCCTGATGTGGGCTCGTCAAGTATCAGCACTTTTGGGTCATTTAATATTGCCTGGGCAAGCCCCACCCTTTGTTTATAGCCCTTTGAAAGTTTTCCTATAATAGAATTTCTGACATCAATAAGCCCTGTCTCTTCCATCACGCGCTCTATTGCCCCTTTTTTATTATCTTTTGCCACGCCCTTAATATCGGCTATGAATTTCAGATAATCACATACGGATAATTCCTTGTAAAGCGGGACGTTTTCCGGCATATAGCCAATCTGCTCTTTTACCTTTATGGGTTCTTTGGTGATATCATAACCCGCAACTTTTACGATTCCATCAGAAGGCGGAAAAAAACCTGTTATCATCCTCATTGTGGTTGTTTTACCCGCGCCGTTGGGCCCTAGAAAACCTATAATTTCGCCCTTGTTTACGGTAAAAGTGACATCATCCACCACTGTTTTACCGCCGAATTTCTTGCTTACATTTACAAGTTCAATCATGGCTTCTCCCCTAAACTTTTCAGTATTTCATATCTTTTAATTTGGCAAGTTCCTGCATAAGTTTCTTTTCTTTATCGCTTAACTTTGACGGAATCTCCACATTAATTACAATAATAAGGTCCCCGGTTTTGCCGGTTTTGATACTTTTAGCGCCCTTTCCTTTTATTTTTTGCGCCGACCCCGGCTGAGTGCCTGCCGGAATTTTTACTTTCACGGCGCCGTCCATAAGCGGTATTTCAATTTCCGAGCCCAGAACCGCCTGCGCAAGATTTATGGACGCTCCGTAATAAAGATCATCGCCCCTGCGTTCAAATTGATTACTTTCTTCAACACCAAAAATTACGTATAAATCGCCGCGGCCGCCTTTGCCATAATCACCGTGCGCGCTTATTTTTATCTTTATCCCGTCAGTCACACCCTGTGGTATTTTTATCCTTATCTTTTCTATCTCTTTCTCGCTTCCTGTCCCCGCGCATTTCATGCAGGGCGTGATGATAACAGTCCCCCTGCCGTCACACTTGGGGCACGGCTTGTTAATCATAAAACCGCCCTGGGAAAAATGAATGCTGCCGCTTCCCGAACATGTTGGGCACTGC
This DNA window, taken from Candidatus Goldiibacteriota bacterium HGW-Goldbacteria-1, encodes the following:
- a CDS encoding ABC transporter permease — encoded protein: MKMFSKFIGLYKKELKIFFSQPIAYVLIVVFMAISGYFFASIANYYSEVSLRSMNSYQQNMMDLTTLDGIFRPWFFNISFILLLVLPLITMRTFAEEKREGTMELLFTFPVSDAAVVAAKFCGAYTVFLAMLTGAMSSVITLKLSANFDMAPVIGGFFGLMLLGGAFIMLGTFISGLTDSQIVAAVITFAVLLFIWIIDWLSAVVDPALGRVLSNLSVIRHYDSFSKGVIDTADLAYYGVFMFIFYFLSLRVLESKQWRG
- a CDS encoding ABC transporter; the encoded protein is MIELVNVSKKFGGKTVVDDVTFTVNKGEIIGFLGPNGAGKTTTMRMITGFFPPSDGIVKVAGYDITKEPIKVKEQIGYMPENVPLYKELSVCDYLKFIADIKGVAKDNKKGAIERVMEETGLIDVRNSIIGKLSKGYKQRVGLAQAILNDPKVLILDEPTSGLDPKQIKEIRTLIKKMSGDRTIILSTHILPEVSVTCDKVIVINEGRIIAQDNVADLEKTFNKGARIHLEVEAPKGEFIKEMLSIKGVSSAEEKDEVEPGIYTYTIDTEEGADLRREIVHRIARNKWALLELKRQQLTLEDVFLKLVTREDENVQ
- a CDS encoding molecular chaperone DnaJ (chaperone Hsp40; co-chaperone with DnaK; Participates actively in the response to hyperosmotic and heat shock by preventing the aggregation of stress-denatured proteins and by disaggregating proteins, also in an autonomous, dnaK-independent fashion) produces the protein MQLKDYYKVLGLTDKASGDEIKKAFRQLAKKYHPDAHPGDKAAEDRFKEISEAYEVLSNPEKKAQYEKLKQAQAGGYDFSNVGRGGQNGNYQGNADFSSIFGDMFGQNRSGGFSDIFDMFFENGPQRRGQSQGRSAAPQKGDDVIIRIKIPFDLSLKGGETIVKVPRDSQCTLCNGTGAAPGTSAQQCPTCSGSGSIHFSQGGFMINKPCPKCDGRGTVIITPCMKCAGTGSEKEIEKIRIKIPQGVTDGIKIKISAHGDYGKGGRGDLYVIFGVEESNQFERRGDDLYYGASINLAQAVLGSEIEIPLMDGAVKVKIPAGTQPGSAQKIKGKGAKSIKTGKTGDLIIVINVEIPSKLSDKEKKLMQELAKLKDMKY